Genomic window (Haloferax sp. Atlit-12N):
GGTCGCCGAGAGGACGAACGCGGCCGTCCCCTCGGGGTCGACTTCGCGGAAGACGCCCCGTTCGACGCCGTCGCGGACGATGTCGGCGATGACGCCGAGCGTGTGGCGCTCCATCCTGAGCAGGGGTTCGCGGAGCGTCTCGTTGTGCGGCGCGTGCGAGAGGAGTTCCATGACGGCGATGTTGACGCCGGCGGCGGCCGGGTCGTCCTCGTCGACGAGGAGGATGTCGCAAACCGCTCGAAGTCGCTGTTCGGGCCCCTCCGCGTCGATTTCGTCGAGGGTCCGCGCGAGGTAGTCCTCCGACGTTTCGAGGAACGCGACTATCATCTCGTCTTTCGAGTCGTAGTAGTAGTACAGCCCCGCCTCGCTCTTTTCGCTCTCCGCGGCCACCTTCTTCGTCGTCAGCCGAGCGTAGCCGTGCGTGGCGAGCGCCGCGCGGACCGCGTTCGCAATCTGTGCTTTCTGCTCGGGCGGCACGGAGTCGGCGGGCATGGTGAGTGAGTGTTCGCTCGCTCGACTACTTGTGTCCGTTGTTCCGCGGGCGAAACGCGAGACGTGACGGCGGCCTCACTCCGCAGACCGACTGCGCGCACCCGCGACCAACTCCCCGAGCGCCCGGCGCTTGATGAGCGCGAAGCCCGCGAAGATGGAGACGAAGCCGAGCGCGGTCACGGAATCGATGAGTTGGCCGAGGAAGGCCCAACTGAGGAGCGTCGCGGAGACGGGTTCGACGTAGCCGATGAGGTTTATCTGCGTCGGGCCGAACCGGCCGAGCAGTTCGAAGTAGATGAGGAACGCGCCCGCGCCGCTGACGACGGCGAGATAGAGTAACGAGCCGACGGCGACGCCGGACCACTCGATGGCCGCGAGCGATTCGCCGGTGGCGACGCCCGCGACGGACAGAAGCGCGGCCCCGAACAGCATCGCCCACGCCTGGAGCGTCCGGGCCGGGATGTCCGAGGAGAAGGGACGCGTCAGGACGGCACCGAGGGCGAAACACGCCGAGGCGACGAAAACGATGGCGACGCCGACCACGTCGCTGGAGAGGAGCGCGCTCGGGTCCGGTTGGGCGACGAGACCGACGCCGAGAAAGCCGAAACCGAACCCGAGGACGCCGAGCGGGGAGATGCGGTCGCCGAGGATACCCGTCGCGAACAGCGCGGTCAGGACCGGCCCGAGGCTGATGACGATGGCCGCCACCGCGCCGGGGACGTGTTCCTGTCCGAGATAGAGAAACGCGTGGTGCGCGCCGATGAGGAGGCCGCCGGAGACGCCGACGAGCGTCCAGTCGGTCCGGCTGTGCGGCCGCCAATAGTCGGTCGAGACGGCGGCGTAGCCGAGGACGATAAGGCCCGCGAGGAAGAACCGAAGTGCCGCGAAGTGCAGCGGCGGGAAGTACGCGAGGCCGACTTCGATGGCAACGAACGAACTCCCCCAGAGGAGCCCCAGAAGGACGAACAGTCCGGCGGCGACCCGGCTGTTCACCGACACCACGCTCCGCTCGGCGCTCGGCGACTCGGCCACGCCCGGCTCGGCTGCTCCATCGGCTCCGCCGACCGTTGCGGCCCCACCGACCGTTCCGCCCGCGCCGACTCGGATTCGAGACGTCCACGTTCAGTTGCAGTAATATCCAGCATGTGAGCGTATCGTTACCACACAATCGATAATAGTCGTTTTGTTCGGTTCGAATTTCGAACCGGTCGCGACTTAGAGCGAGCTGCGAAGGACCTTCGCCGCGGTCAGAATCGGGTCCCAGACGGGGCTGAACGGCGGCGCGTAGCCAAGGTCGAGACGCTCCACCTCGGCGACGGTCAACTCGGCGGCGAGCGCGGTCGCCACGGTGTCGATTCTGACGGCGGCGCGGTCGGCCCCGACGATGGTGCCGCCGAGCAGTCGTCCGGTGTCGCGGTCGGCGACGAGCGTGACGGTCGTCTCGGCCGACCCGGGGTAGTAGCCCGACCGCGAGCCGGCGGTGATAGTCTTCGAAACGGGGTCGAAGCCCGCGTCGCGCGCCTCGTCGAGGTCGGTAACGCCGGCGCGGCCGCATTCGAGGTCGAACGCCTTCACGACCGAGGTGTTCGCGACGGTCCCGATGGGTTCGGGGTCGCCGGCGACGGTCTGGCCGATGGCGCGCCCGGCGCGGTTCGCGGGCAGGCCGAGCGTGTTCCACGTCGGCTCGCCGGTGACGACGTGCTCGATTTCGGCGCAGTCGCCCGCGGCGTAGACGCGCTCCGCGCTCGTCCGCCCGTAGTCGTCGACCGCGATAGCGCCCGTCTCACCGAGGTCGACCGCGTCGGCGACGAGGTCCGAGTTGGGTCGGAGGCCGATGCCGACCATCGCCGCGTCGACCGCGAGTTCGTCGCCCTCGCAGACGACGGCCTCGACCCGGCCCGCGTCGTCGCCGCGGAGCCGCTCGACCGACGCGCCGAGGTGGAGCGTAACGCCGTGGGCTTCGAGATGTTCCTCGACCCGCTCGCCCACGGCGTCGCCGAACGACCCGAGGACGTGGCCGGACCGCTGGAACAGGTGCACGTCGAGGCCGTGAGCGGTGAACGCTTCAGCCATCTCGACGCCGACGAAGCCGCCGCCGACGATGGCGACCGACTCGGGCGGTTCCATCGCGCCGAAGCGGGCCGCGCGCGCCTCGTCGACGAACCCGCCGCCCCCGAGGTCGGCGACCGAGGCCTCGTCCAGGTCGGTGAGGAACGACCGAATCGCTGCCGCGTCGTCCAAGCCGTGGAGCGTGAACGCGCCGTCGAGGTCGATGCCATCTATCGGTTCGCGGAGCGCTCGCGCACCAGTGGCGACGAGGAGGTCGCCGTAGGGCTGTTCGAACGTCCCCTCGGGGCCCTCGACCGTGACGACCCGCTCGTCGGTGTCGACGGCGACGACCTCGTGTTCGCGCCGGAGGTCGATGCCGCGGTCGGCGGCCGCCTCGGGCGACAGCGAGAGCATGTCGGTGAGCTTCTCGACCTCGCCTTTGACGAAGTAGGGCGTGCCGCAGTGGGCGTAGGAGACCCAGCGGCCCTTCTCGAAGACGACGACCTCGCGGTCGGTGTCGGCGCGGGCGAACTTGCTCGCGGCGGAGAGTCCGGCGGCGTCGCCGCCGACGACGACGAATGGTTCGGCAGACATCGTGGGAGAGTGGTACGCCCGCCGACACGTAATTTCCCCGGCCGGGCGAGGCGGGCGCACGGACGCGCCGACGACGGTCAAGAACACGTTGACGGCCGTCAGAAAGGAAGTAAAAACGAGATTACCGGCTCGTCAGCGGCCGACGCCGCCGCGTTCGGCCGCGAGCGTTCCGAGCACCCACGCGCTCACAGCCGGCGTCTCGCGCGCGGCGAACTCGGTGGTCGCGTACTGCGCGAGCGCGTTTCGCGCGGCCCGAGGGTCGACGTCCTCGTAGTAGTCGTCGCGGAAGTAGTCGTCCCCGCGGCCGACCATGTGGGCGATGTCGACCAACGCGCGCCGCGTCAGGTGCGGGTTCGACCCGTCCGACCGGGCGGCTTCGAGGGCTTCGAGCGCGCCGAGTTTCGCGTCCCTGACCGCAGCCGCGGACTCGACGGAGTCGTACCGGCCTCGCTTGACCGCCGTGACAGCGTCTTCGAACGCGCGGCGGTGCGTCTCGGCGGTGTGGGAGCCCACGAGCGCGGTGGCGAAGCGGTCGCTTCGGAGGGCTTCGCGGACGGTTCGGGCGCTCGAACCGAACTCGACGAACGTCTCCACCAGCAGGTCCTCGGCCGGCGTGAATTCGAGTTCCTCGGGGTCGAACCCTTCGGCTTCGAGGGTGGAGTCGACTCCTCTCACCTCGGAATACTCGGTCAGTCGGTCCTCGACGACCTCGGCGAGCGAGGTCGCTGTCGATTCAAACGCGTCGGTGAAGTCTATCGGGTCGGAAATCGTGGCGAGATAGCGGTCGCGGACGTGGCGCGCGCCATCGAGCGACGCCCGCGCGGATTCGACCGCGTCGAGCAGTTCGCCGACTCCCGGGGCGCTGTCGGCGTAGCGGCCATACTCGTCGGCGTTGTCGAGATATCGGGACGCCGCCGTGGCGAGGCCCTCAACGGCATCGTACACGACGAGCGCCCGGTCGGGGTCATCGCCGAGGTAGCGCGTGCCGAGCCTGAACGACTCGATGTCGGCGCGGACCGACTCAGCCTCGTCGCGCACGTCGGCCTCGGTGAGGTCGCCGACCGCGGCGTCGTAGGTCCCCTTCGCCATCGCCGCGGCCCCGCGGGCGTAGCGCAGTCCCCGAAGCGACTCGAAGGGCGTCTCGCCCGCCGTCGTCCGTTCGAGGTCCTCGGCGGCGTCCGCGTACGCCTCGGCGTAGATTTCTCGGACCGCCTCGTTCGGAACCGCCTCCGAAGACATCGTCTCGGGGACTGAATCGAGGAGTTCGCGGGCGCGAGCGCGACCTCGTTCGAGGAACGACTCGGCAATCGGGACCGGAACGCGGGCCGGGAACGCCGGCGACCCGAGTTCCATGACCTCTCGGAGCGCCGCCGCGTCGAGTTCCGAGTCGTCGGATTCGGATTCACCCGCGTCGAGTGCCGTACAGCCCGCGAGTCCGGCGACGCCGACCCCCGCGAGCGAGGCGAGCACGTCGCGTCGCGTTCGGGGCATCTCAGGCGTCCTCCGTCTCGGTTCGGAGCGACGGTGGGAGGTGACAACTGCTTCCGCTGCCGTGTCCCCAGCCCGACTCGTCCTGCGATGAGTAGGGCAGTCGCACCAGCGAGGCGACGACGTGGCGGTCGTCCACGGAGCACTCGACCGACGCCGGCCGGAGCGGGTAACAGAAGTCGAGGAGGACGGCGCTGTCCGGTGGGTTCGTGACGTACAGCAGTTTCACCCGGTGGCAGGCGTCCGGCCGGTGCTGGGTGATGACGAGCGTCTGCGCGTCGAAATCCGTCTCGTCGATGAACGCGCGGGCCTCGTCGATGCCGTCGGGTTCGACCACGACCGCGACGTTCCCGCGTTCTTCGTCGGTAGTGACGAGGAAGTTGTCGAAGTACGACGACCCCGCCCTTTCGTCGTCGCGGGCGGCGTTTCGGAAGATGGCGGTCTCGGCGTCGTTGCGGAGTTGGAGGTGGTCGTAGTCGGTGACGAGCGCGTCCGGGGAGGGGCCGTGTGGCTCGTCTAAACTGGAACTCGAACCCTCGCCGGAACACCCGGCGAGCGCGGCGACGAGGGACGCGCCGCCGGCGCGGAGGACCTGTCTGCGGGTCGGCAGGGACATATGTCGGTTCTCCAACCGAACGCCCGCGGTATGTGTTTTCCGATGTGTCGGGTCGCCGCCGGCCGAACCGCGGGACATTTCCCCGACGGCCGCCTCGTCTCGACCGACAGATGCGCGAGGACGAGTTGGCGACGCGGGTGGTCGAGCACTTCCGGGCGGCCTTCGACGACGTGGAGATCCACCTCGAAGAGCCGTACGACCACTACGGGAACCGCGGCGTCGCCGACGTGTACGTCAGGGTGCGGACGCCCGAGCCGGTGGACTACCTCATCGAACTCAAGGCCGACGCCGCTGTCCGCCACGCTACCGGCGCGAACGAGGTACTCCGCCAGTATCGCCGCATGGAGCGCTACTTCTACAAGGACGACGAGCACGCCATCCGGACGAAACTCGGCCGCGAGGGGCCGGGCGTCCACGCGCTGTTGCTGTTCGCACCGACGAAACGCTGCGTCGAACACGTCCGCGAACACGCCGCCCTGTACGAGTCGGTCGACCCCGGCGCGACCGTCGAGGGCGTCGAGGCCGTCCGAAAGGTGGCGTTCTTGACCAACCTCGACCGTGCGCCCGAGGGCGAACTCGGCTTCCTCTCGCTCAACGGGCCGCTCGCGTTCGACTCGGTCCCCTTCCGCGAGGCCGTCCCGTCGGGGTCGCGCCTCGCGGACGCCCTCTGGGGCGACGACTAGCGGACACGCTCATACACCCCCCGTTCGTAGGGGCTGGCATGGGAACGATTCGAGAGTCGGTTCGAATCCCGTTGGGGGACCTCCGTCAGCAGGTGGCTGACACCTTCGGCGTCGCGGCGTCGCTCGTCGAGATACACGGCATCCGGCTCGAAGACGGGGCGCTCGAAGTCGACGCGAGCTACCCCGACGGGGAGGACGTGCCGGTCGTCGAACTGTTCGTCACCGACCCGGCCGGGAACACCGAGTCCTACGTCACCGAGTTGGACGGCGCGAAGAACCTCCTCATCGCCGGCGAGGACGTACTCGTCGAACTCGTGGACTACGACCCCGAGCGCGGCGAGGTGTTCGTCTCGGTGAAACACCGACAGGACGGCGAGATGGTGACCGTCCTCGGCTGCGGCGAGAAGTGGGTGATTCCGGTCGAGCGCGACGGCGTCGAAGAATCCATCCGCTGTCGGATTCAGAGCGCCGTCGGGCCGACGGGCGACGGCTCCTGACCGCGACGGAGGTTCGGAGCGTTACCCCTCGTATTCGACGTAAGAGACGCAGTACCCCTCAGGAGCGATTTCGCCCGCGACGATGGCGCACGCGCCCACGCCGTCCCCGTTTTTGTCCTCGATGTAGTACCGGCAGGTCGAACACTGCTTGCCGTCTTTCGGCTCGTCTTGGTACGAGACGGCCTCCTGCGACGAGAGGCTGTCAGGGTTGCGCTGGGTGCCGTCGAGGGACGCGGCGGTCGCGTACGCCTCGGGGACGCCCCCGGTCGACCCCGACGACTGCGTCGTGGTCGCGGTCGCTGTCGTCGTCTCGGTCGCACCGTCACCGCCGCCGGAACAACCGGCCAACCCCGCCATCGCGGCGGTTCCGGTGAGCCAGATGAACCGCCTTCGGGTGCGCCCCGCATCGCGGGTATCCTGACTCCGCGTCAGTCGGTCGGTCGCGTCTCGGCGTGGCGTCCGCTCGTCGTCGTCCATGCCAGTCTCTGACGCGCGGCGTCGGCAAAACCGCGTCAGCCGTTTCTCATGTGGCAAGAATTGCGACCGTGTTGATGTTGTCACGGTACTAAGTAACACGGATACGCGACTCGGGCGGCGAGAGAGCGAAACTCGGGGAAGGGAGGACGACGTGTCCCGTGAACCTCACTCGTCCGGCCGAATCCGAGCGAGTCGCATCGCGTTGCCCGTCACGCCCATAGTCATCCCGGCGTCGCCCGCGAGGACCGCGAGCGCGACCGAGACGTAGCCGAAGGGGACGCCGACCGCGAGGACGGCCTTGATGGCGAGCGACGCCCAGATGTTCTGCCGGATGACGTTGTTCGCCCGGTGTGAGAGTTCGTAGAGGTACGGGAGCTTCGAGAGGTCGTCGGCCATGAGGGCGATGTCGGCCGTTTCGAGGGCGGTGTCGGTACCTGCCGCGCCCATGGCGACGCCGACGGTGGCGGTGGCGAGCGCCGGGGCGTCGTTGATACCGTCGCCGACCATGGCGACCGAACCGTACTCGTCGAGCAGTCCCTCGACGGCCGCGACCTTGTCCTCCGGGAGGAGACCGGCGCGGAAGTCGTCGACGCCGACCTGCTCGGCGATGGCGCGGGCGGTCCCCTCGTTGTCGCCGGTGAGCATGACGACCGAGAGACCGGCCTCGCGGAGCTTTGCGACCGTCTCGCGGGCGTCGGGGCGGACCTCGTCGGCGACGGCGACGAGGCCTTCGAGGTCGTCTTCGGTCCCGACGACGACGACCGTCTTGCCCTCGGACTGGAGGCGCGGAATCGTGTCCTCGACGAGGTTGAGACAGCCGTGGCGGTCACAGAGCTGTCGGATGTCCTCGGAAAGCCCCCCGCCGGGGCCGGTCACGTGGACGTGTTCGAGGTCGAACCCGAGTTCCTCGAAGAACCCGGGCTTGCCGGCGAAGTGCGGGACGCCGTCGAGGTCGGCTCGGACGCCCTTGCCGGTGACGCTCTCGAAGTCGTCGACCTCGCGGGCGGCGACGCCCGTGCCCTCGGCGTGGGAGACGATGGCCTCGCCGATGGGGTGTTCGCTCCGGGATTCGAGGCCGCGAGCGCACCGGAGCACGTCCTCTTCGGAGTTTCCGTTGAGCGGGACCACGTCGGTGACGGTGAGTTCGCCCTTCGTGAGCGTGCCCGTCTTGTCCACGGCGATGGCCTCGACCGAGCCCATCGCTTCGAGGTGCGTGCCGCCCTTGATGAGCACGCCGTTTTTCGCGGCCGACGTAATGCCCGAGACGACCGAGACGGGCGTCGAGATGACGAACGCGCAGGGGCAGGCGAGCACGAGCATCGTGATGCCGTAGACGAACCACGTCACCCAGTCGAGGCCGAACGCGAGCGGCGGTATCGCCGCGACCGCGACCGCGACGACGACCATGACGGGCGTGTAGTACGACGAGAAGCGCTCGACGAACTGCTCGCGTTCGGTCTTGTTGGACTGGGCGTCCTCGACCATCGAGACGATGCGCGAGAGGGTGTCGTCGCCCGCGGCGGACTCGACGCGGACTTCGAGGTAGCCCGCCTCGTTGACGGTGCCCGCGAACACCTCGTCGCCCTCGGCCTTGTCGACCGGGACGGACTCACCGGTGATGGGGGCCTGATTGACCGCGCTGTCGCCGGTGACCACCGTCCCGTCGACGGGAA
Coding sequences:
- a CDS encoding TetR/AcrR family transcriptional regulator gives rise to the protein MPADSVPPEQKAQIANAVRAALATHGYARLTTKKVAAESEKSEAGLYYYYDSKDEMIVAFLETSEDYLARTLDEIDAEGPEQRLRAVCDILLVDEDDPAAAGVNIAVMELLSHAPHNETLREPLLRMERHTLGVIADIVRDGVERGVFREVDPEGTAAFVLSATDGYTGFALALGMEGVGDDLRASLSAYIDSLLVE
- a CDS encoding DMT family transporter, whose protein sequence is MNSRVAAGLFVLLGLLWGSSFVAIEVGLAYFPPLHFAALRFFLAGLIVLGYAAVSTDYWRPHSRTDWTLVGVSGGLLIGAHHAFLYLGQEHVPGAVAAIVISLGPVLTALFATGILGDRISPLGVLGFGFGFLGVGLVAQPDPSALLSSDVVGVAIVFVASACFALGAVLTRPFSSDIPARTLQAWAMLFGAALLSVAGVATGESLAAIEWSGVAVGSLLYLAVVSGAGAFLIYFELLGRFGPTQINLIGYVEPVSATLLSWAFLGQLIDSVTALGFVSIFAGFALIKRRALGELVAGARSRSAE
- a CDS encoding heavy metal translocating P-type ATPase; this encodes MSEHDERDPDPGDGADASTNPPDGDSCGCDDACEVEGESSGAADSTQTDSSVGESGEDSSPAAGSARAEFSVPDMDCASCANKVESSVRKLDGVGDIDPRATTGRLVVEYDPERTTSDDIRGNIEGAGYAVEDGPSTREVSFTVPDMDCASCAGKVENALRGAPGVLSSETRPTTGTAVVTLAADADLDSVVSAIEAAGYEVTETDGDEADTDADADAGADRESVWRSTRAVKTWISGGFLATGIAAEYLFGLELVVASVLGISFTVAELFYIVGAALGGQAILRNGYYSAKNRSLDIDFLMSAAILSAVTASLVSGPTSLYFEAATLAFLFSVSELLERYSMDRTRDSLRELMDLSPDEATVLRDGVETVVPVEELELGDVVAVKPGEKIPVDGTVVTGDSAVNQAPITGESVPVDKAEGDEVFAGTVNEAGYLEVRVESAAGDDTLSRIVSMVEDAQSNKTEREQFVERFSSYYTPVMVVVAVAVAAIPPLAFGLDWVTWFVYGITMLVLACPCAFVISTPVSVVSGITSAAKNGVLIKGGTHLEAMGSVEAIAVDKTGTLTKGELTVTDVVPLNGNSEEDVLRCARGLESRSEHPIGEAIVSHAEGTGVAAREVDDFESVTGKGVRADLDGVPHFAGKPGFFEELGFDLEHVHVTGPGGGLSEDIRQLCDRHGCLNLVEDTIPRLQSEGKTVVVVGTEDDLEGLVAVADEVRPDARETVAKLREAGLSVVMLTGDNEGTARAIAEQVGVDDFRAGLLPEDKVAAVEGLLDEYGSVAMVGDGINDAPALATATVGVAMGAAGTDTALETADIALMADDLSKLPYLYELSHRANNVIRQNIWASLAIKAVLAVGVPFGYVSVALAVLAGDAGMTMGVTGNAMRLARIRPDE
- a CDS encoding FAD-dependent oxidoreductase codes for the protein MSAEPFVVVGGDAAGLSAASKFARADTDREVVVFEKGRWVSYAHCGTPYFVKGEVEKLTDMLSLSPEAAADRGIDLRREHEVVAVDTDERVVTVEGPEGTFEQPYGDLLVATGARALREPIDGIDLDGAFTLHGLDDAAAIRSFLTDLDEASVADLGGGGFVDEARAARFGAMEPPESVAIVGGGFVGVEMAEAFTAHGLDVHLFQRSGHVLGSFGDAVGERVEEHLEAHGVTLHLGASVERLRGDDAGRVEAVVCEGDELAVDAAMVGIGLRPNSDLVADAVDLGETGAIAVDDYGRTSAERVYAAGDCAEIEHVVTGEPTWNTLGLPANRAGRAIGQTVAGDPEPIGTVANTSVVKAFDLECGRAGVTDLDEARDAGFDPVSKTITAGSRSGYYPGSAETTVTLVADRDTGRLLGGTIVGADRAAVRIDTVATALAAELTVAEVERLDLGYAPPFSPVWDPILTAAKVLRSSL
- a CDS encoding high-potential iron-sulfur protein encodes the protein MDDDERTPRRDATDRLTRSQDTRDAGRTRRRFIWLTGTAAMAGLAGCSGGGDGATETTTATATTTQSSGSTGGVPEAYATAASLDGTQRNPDSLSSQEAVSYQDEPKDGKQCSTCRYYIEDKNGDGVGACAIVAGEIAPEGYCVSYVEYEG